A single window of Carassius auratus strain Wakin chromosome 9, ASM336829v1, whole genome shotgun sequence DNA harbors:
- the LOC113108693 gene encoding ephrin-B2a-like codes for MGDSLWRYYFGVLFIACKVNLSRALILDSIYWNTTNTKFVPGQGLVLYPQIGDKMDIVCPRMEGGSTEGVEYYKLYMVPLEQLKSCQVTKADTPLLNCVKPDQDVKFTLKFQEFSPNLWGLEFFRGKDYYIISTSNGTMEGLDNQEGGVCKTKSMKIIMKVGQNPSDPISPKEYPTSYPPKHPDVGGKDTKSNEVLDKPDAAHQGEEKGDGNKSSSVIGSEVALFACIASASVIVIIIIIMLVVLLLKYRRRHRKHSPQHATTLSLSTLATPKRGGSGGNNNGSEPSDIIIPLRTADSVFCPHYEKVSGDYGHPVYIVQEMPPQSPANIYYKV; via the exons ATGGGCGACTCTCTGTGGAGATATTACTTTGGAGTTCTATTCATCGCGTGCAAGGTGAACCTGTCCCGCGCGCTCATCCTGGACTCCATATACTGGAACACGACGAACACCAA GTTCGTGCCAGGACAGGGTCTGGTGCTGTATCCACAGATCGGGGATAAGATGGACATAGTTTGCCCACGCATGGAGGGCGGCTCAACAGAAGGAGTGGAGTATTATAAACTCTATATGGTTCCTCTGGAACAGCTGAAGTCCTGTCAGGTCACAAAGGCAGATACGCCTCTACTCAACTGTGTCAAACCGGACCAGGACGTCAAATTCACCCTCAAATTCCAGGAGTTCAGCCCAAACCTTTGGGGCCTGGAGTTCTTCAGGGGGAAAGACTACTACATTATCT CTACATCTAATGGAACGATGGAAGGGCTGGATAATCAGGAAGGAGGGGTGTGTAAAACCAAGTCGATGAAAATCATCATGAAGGTTGGACAAA ACCCCTCCGATCCCATTTCCCCCAAAGAATACCCAACCAGTTACCCTCCCAAACACCCCGATGTAGGGGGCAAGGACACCAAATCGAATGAAGTACTTGACAAGCCGG acGCAGCTCATCAAGGTGAAGAGAAGGGAGATGGAAATAAATCATCATCGGTCATTGGTTCAGAGGTCGCACTGTTTGCCTGCATCGCCTCAGCCAGCGtcattgtcatcatcatcatcatcatgctgGTAGTCCTCCTGCTGAAGTATCGCCGACGCCATCGCAAACACTCGCCTCAGCACGCAACCACGCTGTCACTCAGTACATTAGCCACGCCCAAGAGGGGCGGCAGCGGCGGCAACAACAACGGCTCGGAGCCTAGCGACATCATCATCCCGCTGCGGACTGCTGACAGCGTCTTCTGCCCGCATTACGAGAAAGTGAGCGGCGATTACGGACACCCCGTTTACATCGTACAGGAAATGCCGCCCCAAAGCCCAGCAAACATCTATTATAAAGTGTGA
- the LOC113108692 gene encoding arginine and glutamate-rich protein 1-A → MGRSRSRSTSRSKHSKHSRRRSRSRSKSSKKRSKSKEPKRSRRSRSRSGSRRDRGGSPPDRTDMFGRALSKRHNDEKQKREEEERRQEIERQRKIRQQEIEERLIEEETARRVEELVARRVEEELEKRRDEIEHEVLRRVEEAKRIMEAQLLQELERQRHAELNAQKAREMEEKSKREELERILEENNRKIADAQAKLAEDQLRIVEEQRKIHEERMKLEQERQKQQKEEQRMILGKGKSRPRLSFTLKATE, encoded by the exons ATGGGTCGCTCCCGGAGTCGCAGCACGTCCCGGTCCAAACACTCAAAACACAGCCGCAGACGGAGCCGCTCCAGATCCAAATCCAGCAAGAAAAGGAGCAAGTCAAAGGAACCGAAGAGGAGCAGAAGGTCCCGCTCGAGGTCAGGCAGCAGGAGGGACAGAGGTGGCTCACCCCCCGACCGAACCGACATGTTCGGCCGAGCACTGAGCAAGAGACACAACGACGAGAAACAgaagagagaagaggaggagaggagacaagagatagagagacagaggaaGAT CCGTCAGCAGGAGATTGAGGAGCGTCTGATTGAGGAGGAGACCGCGAGGCGCGTGGAGGAGCTGGTAGCACGGCGTGTAGAGGAGGAGCTTGAGAAGCGCCGTGATGAGATTGAGCATGAGGTGTTACGGCGGGTAGAGGAGGCTAAGCGCATCATGGAGGCACAGCTTTTGCAGGAGCTAGAGAGGCAGAGGCACGCCGAACTGAACGCCCAGAAAGCCAGAGAG ATGGAAGAAAAATCCAAACGAGAGGAGCTGGAGAGAATTTTGGAAGAAAACAACCGAAAGATTGCTGATGCTCAGGCTAAGCTG GCTGAAGATCAGCTACGTATTGTGGAAGAACAAAGGAAGATCCACGAGGAACGCATGAAGCTAGAGCAGGAGAGGCAGAAGCAACAGAAAGAAGAACAGAGGATGATATTGGGGAAGGGCAAGTCCCGACCTCGTCTCTCCTTCACTCTCAAAGCTACAGAGTga